DNA sequence from the Arthrobacter sp. V1I9 genome:
CGTGGTGGTGGGCTTCATGATGGTGTCCCAGGTGGGCAAGATCGACTGGCAGGACTGGGGCATCGCGATTCCGGCCTTCCTGACCTTCACGCTGATGCCGTTCACCTACTCCATTGCCAACGGCCTGGGAGCCGGCTTCATCGCCTTCGTGCTGATCCGCACCGTCCAGGGCCGGATCAAGGAGATCCACCCGCTGATGTGGGCGGTGGCGGGGGCATTCCTGCTGTTCTTCGCGATTGGCCCCATCGAGGCCGCCATCGGCATGTAGTCAGGCAAGCAACCTGGCCCTGGTTAAACCCGGGCCAGGGCCTGGCCGGAGTGCCGGGCGGCTACACGGGAGTGTTGGGGGCCAGTCCTTCATCACCCGACACCGCGCGGGCCTTTTTCTCGCGGAGCTTGTCCAGCCGGTTCATCAGCGGCGAGGTGGTGGCGCCGTGGATCACGATGGAGAGCGCCACCACCAAGCCCACGAATGCCCACAGCCACTCCGCCTGGTCCGAGAACTTGCCCTTGCCCAGTGCATAGCTGAGGTAGTACAGCGAGCCGATCCCGCGGATCCCGAAGAACGAAAGGGCGATCCGCTCGCGGGGCCCGGTTTTGCCGCCCAGCAGCCCCAGCCACCCTGCCAGCGGCCGGACCACCAGCAGGAACGCCAGGGCAACCAGCACCTCCGCCCAACCAATGCCCTCGAGCAGCCCGCGGGCAATTGCGCCGCCCAGCAGGACCAGGATCACCACTGTCAGCAGCCGCTCCAGCTGCTCCACATAAGAGTGCAGCACCCGGTGGTAGCCGTGCGTGCGTTCAGCGGCGCGGATGGTCACGGCGCAGACAAACACAGCGATGAACCCGTAGCCCTCGATCATTTCGGTGACCCCATAGGCCAGGAACGTGGCCGCGAGCGCAACGAACCCTTCAGAGTGGTTGGACAGCCGCAGGCTTTCGGCGCGGGCAGAAAAGAAAAGCCTGGCCAGCACCTTGCCGGTGAGGAAACCCAGGAGGAGCCCGATGGCGAGCCGCCACAGCACATCCACCCCGAACCATTCCGGGAACCAGGCCGATGGAGATGACCCGGCGACGCTGATGGCAATCGCGAGGTAGACGAAGGGGAAGGCCAGGCCGTCATTGAGGCCGGCTTCGGAGGTGAGGCCAAAACGCACCTCGTCCTCCTTGTTCGCGGCGTCGTCCTGGTCTGCCGGCTCGCCCACCTGCACCTCGGACGCCAGGACCGGGTCCGTCGGTGCAAGGCTGGAGGCCACCAGGAGAGCGGCGCCAAGGCCAAGGCCAAGGAACCACAGGCCCAGCAGGGTCAGGGCAATGATGCACAAGGGCATGGCGATCCCCAGCAGCCGCCACGTGGTGGCCCACCGTTTGCGCCCCACGGGCCGGTCCAGGGCCAGCCCCGCGCCCATGAGGGAGATAATCACGCAGACTTCCGCGAGGTGCAGAACGAAGTCACTGTTGGCTATCGGGTCCGGGTCGGGAAGGGTGGGGATCAGGGCGAACGCCCCCATCCCCGCCCCCAGAAAGACCATTGGCATGGAAAAGGGCATATCGCGCAGCAGCTTGGGGAGCACAGCGGCGGTGAACACCGCAAGGCCCGCGGCCGCAAACAGGATGTTGGGAGCTTCAAACACGTTCTGTTCTCCGGCCTGGATCGTTGCGCCCTGCTGGCGCGGCAAGATGGCATGTCAGTCCCGGGAAGGGATTGATCCACCATAACCCCTTCAGTTCTCCGTCCGGATTCTTGAATCCCAGACATCAGGGCGGCGGCGTTGCTGGTTTTCGCCACGGGCATGCGGTGAGCTTGGAGCATGCCTGCCTTCCTCCCTGCCGTCGACGTCCCGCCGAAGCCCTGGACCGGAAGGTTTGACGGCGATGGCGCCGAGCACCGCCGCTGGTGGCAGGCAGTAACGCCGTACGACGCCGGACTTGCAGCAACCGCGCCCCCCAAGACGGCCGTCCTGCTCGGCTTCTGCAGCGACGAGGGCGTCCGGCGGAACAAGGGCCGGGCGGGAGCGGCTGGCGCTCCCGCTGCACTGCGCACAGCCCTCGGCCCACTGGCGTTCCACCTGGACCGCCCGGTTGCCGACGCCGGGGATGTGGTGGTTTCCGGCACCGGTCTCGAGGCCGGCCAGGAGCGCGCCGGCCAGGCAGTTGCGGCGATGCTCGACGGCGGGTGCCTCCCCGTAGTGCTGGGCGGAGGCCACGAAACCGCCTACGCCAGCTACCTGGGTGTGGCCGGATCTGCCGCTGTACAGGGCGGCCGACGGCTGGGCGTCCTGAACCTCGACGCCCACTTCGACCTGCGCGACGAGCCCGAAGCCAGCTCCGGCACGCCGTTCCTCCAGATGGCCCGGGCAGAAGCCGCCGCCGGCCGCGACTTCCGGTACGCCGTCGTCGGAATCTCCGAACCCAACAACACACGCGCCCTTTTCGACACCGCGCAGAAACTGGGCGTGCGGTACCTGCTGGACGAGGACTGCGGCGCGGAGCGCGTGCGGGAGTTCGTGGCAGGATTCCTGGCCGACGTCGACGTCCTGTACCTGACGATCGACCTCGACGTGCTGCCGGCAGCGGTGGCGCCCGGCGTCAGTGCACCCGCAGCGTACGGCGTACCACTGGCAGTCATCAGTGCCGTGTGCCGGCAGGTGGCCCAGTCCGGGAAGCTGCTGCACCTGGACGTCGCGGAGCTGAACCCCGGGTTTGATATCGATGGCAGGACCGCAAAAGCCGCCGCGCGCCTGATCAACACGCTGCTGCGCTGATCGTTCCCTGGCGGGCCTCCCACCATGCGCCATTCACCAAAAAAGTAAGTAGGCTGTCCAATATTGGACTTTCTACTGACGGAAGGGAGTAAGCGGAATGCGGCGCCGAGGAATTGTGGCAGCGCTGCTGCTGGTTGTCCTGCTGATGCTCACCGGCTGCGCAGGCACCTTTCCCGCCGATCCCCAGGGGACCCTCAAGAAGGCGCAGGGCGGAACCCTCCGTGTGGGCGCGAGCATGAACGGCGACTGGGTTCGAATCTCCGCGGAGACGGGCGGACAGGTCCGCGACAGCGACGTCCAGGGCACGGAGGCGGAACTGGTGCGGGACTTCGCGGCGCAACTCGGTGCAGAGGTCGAATGGGTGGCCGGGAGTGAGCAGGTCTTGGCTGAAGAGATCAAGCACGGCGGGCTGGACCTGGTGATCGGCGGACTGGATGACAAGACCCCGTGGGTGACGCACGCCGGCATCACCCGCCCTTACGTGGAATCGCGTGACGGGCGTGGGAACCTCCACAAGCACGTCATGCTGGTGCCGCTGGGCGAAAATGCCTTCCTGCTGGAGCTCGATAAGTTCCTGATGGCAGCGAAGGAGCAGAAATGACAAACCTCAAGAGTCATGATGCAGTCCGTTTCGGGAACACCGATTTGCCGCCGGAACAGCAGGAGGCGCTGCGTAAGGCCATCAGGATCGAATGGACCACCATAGGCTTCCTGGTGGTCACCGCCACCATGGTGTTCCTGGTGCTCGGAAACTCCCAGGCCATGAAGGCCGCCTGGATCGAGGACCTGCTGTCCTTCCTGCCGCCCATCGCCTTCCTTGTGGCGGCGCGCGCCATCCGCAAACCTCCCTCCGAGACGCATCCCTACGGCTATCACCGGTCCACCGGGGTGGCACACCTGGTGGCTGCCGTCGCGCTGACGGTGATGGGCGGCTACATTCTGGTGGAATCCGGCCTGGGACTGCTCAAGGCCGAGCATCCCACCATTGGCGGCATTGAGCTGTTCGGCAACACCATCTGGCTGGGGTGGCTGATGATGGGCGTGATGGTCCTGACTGCCGCCCCGCCGGTTGTCCTTGGCAAGATCAAGATGAAGCTCGCAGAGAAGCTGCACGACAAAGTTCTGTACGCGGATGCGGATATGAACAAAGCCGACTGGATGACGGCCATAGCAGCCGTGGCCGGGGTGGCGGGAATAGGCATCGGGCTCTGGTGGGCCGACTACGCTGCGGCCCTGATCATCTCGGCCAGCATCCTGCATGACGGCTTCAAGAACACCCGCGCCGCCGTTTCCGCCCTGATGGACAAGCGCGCCATGACCTATGACGACGGCCAACCCCACCCGCTGGGCCGGCAACTGGATGAGTACCTCCGCAGCCTCGACTGGGCCGACGATGCCAAGTCACGGATCCGCGACGAGGGACACGTGTTCCACGTGGAGTCCTTCGTGGTCCCGGCCGGAAAGGTTATGCCCGCCCTCAAACAGCTTGAGGCTGCGCGTGACGCCTGCGTGAAGATGGACTGGAAAGTCCAGGACATGGTGATCGTCCCGGTGGCAAAGCTGCCCTCAGAGTTCCTTCCCGGTCCGACGTCAGGCGGGGAACGTTAGGGCGCCGGACGCCCGTCTACTGGCCCTTGAGGACGTAGCGCCGCTCCGGACGCCCCACCCCGTACTTGAGCCGGACCTCCAGCGTTCCTTCGTCATGCAGGTATTCAAGGTACCGGCGGGCGCTGACCCGCGACGTCCCCAACTGTTCCGCCACCTCGGCCGCGGAGAGATCACCATCCGCGGCATTAAGCGTGGCTTCCACAAGCTTGAGCGTCTCGATGCTGCAGCCCTTTGGAAGCGGCCGCCCACCTTGGGTACCAGCGCCGTCCAGGCCGAACACCCGGTTCACGTCCGACTGCTCTGCCACGTCCTTGGCGGAGTCCAGGCCCTGGTACGCGCTCCGGTAGTGCTCCAGGCGCTCCTGCAGGTCCGACTGGGAAAACGGTTTGATCAGGTAGTGGACAATCCCTCCCCGCAGGGCCTTGCGCACTGTTTCCACCTCGCGGGCAGCGCTGATCACCAGCACGTCGAGCTCCGGGGCGACGTCCCGCAGCCGGTGCATGAGGTCCAGCCCGTTAATGTCCGGAAGGTGGATGTCCAGCAGCACCAGGTCTGGCTGCAGCCGTTCCGTTTCAAGCACGGCCTGGGCGCCGGTATGGGCTACCCCCACCACCCCGAACCCGGGCGTGCGCTGAATGAACCCGGCGTGGACCTTGGCCACCATAAAGTCGTCATCGACGATGAGCACCTTGATCACTGCGTTGTACCTCTTTTGAATCGTGCGGTGAAGACTGCCCCGTTGTCGTTGGCCACCGTGAGGTCACCGCCAGAGCGTCGGCAGACCACCCGCGAGAGCGCCAGGCCGAAGCCTCGGTCCTCCGCCGGTGCTGCTTCCTTGGTGGAGAACCCCTGCCGGAAGATCTCCTCCAGGGCCTCGGCCGGGACTCCCGGGCCAGTGTCGCGGACGGTGACGGTGACATGGTCCGCACTGTCCTCCACGAGCACCCGGACAGTTGCGCCCGGAAGTCCCGTGACGGCGTCGAACGCGTTATCCACGAGGTTACCCACTACGGTGGTGAGGTCCCGGGACAGGTCATCGCTGACCTGGCGCAGGGCGGACTCGGGATCGAGCTTAAGGGCCGCACCGCGTTCGGTGGCGAGGCTGGACTTGGCGATCAGCAGTGCGGCGAGCGCAGGGTCCTGGATGCGGCTGGTCACTTCATCGTTCAGCCTGGTCCTGTCCACCGTGGCACCGTTGACGAACTGCACCACGGAATCGTATTCACCGATCTGGATCAGGCCTGAAATGACGTGCAGCTGATTGGCGAACTCATGGGCCTGGGCCCGCAGCGTGTCCGTGGCAGTGCGGGTGGCGCCCAGCTCACGTTCCAGCGAAGACAGCTCGGTCCGGTCCCGCAGGGTGGTGACCGAGCCAATGTCCCGTCCGCGGGAGCGGATGGGGACCCGGTTCGCCACCACCAGGCGCTCCCCTACCAGCACCAGCTGGTCCGGGTCCTGCTGCTCGTGGGTCAGCACCGCCTTCAGCGCGGGATCCAGGGGAAGGGAACCGAGCCTCCTGCCAACGCAGTCCGGCGGCAGTCCCAGGAGTTTCCGTGCGCTGTCATTGGCTACTGTGATGCGCTCATGCGGATCCAGCGCCACTACTCCTTCCTTGAGGCCTTGCAGCATGGCTTCGCGGTTCTCCACCAGTCCGGTGATTTCACTGGGTTCCATGCCCAGAGTCTGCCGTTTGACGCGGCGGGACAGCAGGAAGGACCCCGCGACACCCAGGACACTGGCCACGCCAACGTATGTGAGCAGGTTGGGAACGGCGTCACCAAGGCGTTCGAGCGTGGTGGGGTAGTTCCTGCTGATGGACGCGATACCGATCACTTTGCCGGAGTCATCGAGGACGGGAACGTGGGCGGACAGGACCGTGCTGCCATTGCCGGCCATCACCCCGGTCCATGCCCGGCCGTCCAGGACCCGGCTTTCCCCCAGTTCAAGCTTCTGCCCAAGGAGTCCGGGGTCCGATGCGGCAACCACCGTGCGGTCCAACCTGGCGAGCGCCACCTGGGCGGATCCGGAAACCGTGCGGACCGACTCCGCCACCGCGGAAAGCGCCGCGCCGGTCCGGGGCTCGGCGGTGGGAAGCAACTGCCGCACGGCGGGGTTGTTGCCCAGGGCTTCGGCGGCGGACAGCGCACGCCGGCCTTCGATCCGCTCGAACGCGACGGCGGACTGGGCCAGGGAAATGGCTACCACGGCCACCAGGACGGCCAGGACAATCAGCAACTGCAGCACAAGATACTGCCCGGCGAGGGACATTCCTCTTCGTCGAGTCACCGCGTGGATTCCTTTTGTTTCTGATGCCGGCACCGGACCGCGGCAGTACCGGGAACTATATCCCACCTATGGCGCCTTGATGCCGGTTCAGCCAGCTGTGTGCGGCACCGCAAACGTGAACGCAATGAACTTAACTTTCTCTGCGTACACAAGAGTGATGGCCGTCACGGATGGACCTAGCATCGAAACACAAGGTCAGGTTCGACTGATCATCCCCGTAGAGCATGCATCACTGAGAAGAGGAACACCATGCGCCAGATCCGCGCATTGCGAGTCGCCGCCGTCGCCGCCGGCATCGCCCTGATGGCCACCGGTTGCGGTGCCACCGGCAAGAGCTCCACCGGTTCGGAAAGCTCCGGCGCCGCTGCCGGCCCCATTACCGGACTGCAGATCATGGTCCCCAACACCCCCGGTGGCGGTTACGACACCACCGCCCGCGCAGCAGCCAAGGTCCTCGACGACGAGAAGATCTCCACCAACACCGAGGTCTTCAACCTTGCCGGCGCCGGCGGCACCGTGGGCCTGGCCCGCGTGGTCAACGAAAAGGGCAACGGCGACCTCGCCATGCTCATGGGCCTGGGCGTCGTTGGCGCCAGCTACACCAACAAGTCCGAGTCGAAGCTGACCGAGACCACCCCGCTGGCCCGCCTGATCGAAGAACCGGGCGCCATCATGGTCAGCAAGGATTCCCCCTACAAGACCATCGACGACCTCGTGAAGGCCTGGAAGGCCGACCCCGCTTCCATCGCCGTGGGCGGCGGCTCCTCCCCCGGCGGCCCTGACCACCTCCTGCCCATGCAGCTTGCGGGTGCCGTGGGCATCGACGCGACCAAGGTCAACTTCGTTTCCTACGACGGCGGTGGCGACCTCCTGCCGGCGATCCTCGGCAACAAGCTTGGCTTTGCCGCCTCCGGTGCCGGCGAGTTCCTGCAGCAGATCCAGTCCGGCGAAGTCCGCGTCCTGGCAACCAGTGGCGAGAAGCGGCTTGAAGGTGTGGACGCCCCCACGCTGAAGGAATCCAACATCGACCTGGTGTTCACCAACTGGCGCGGCATCGTGGCACCTCCGGGCATCAGCGACGAGGACAAGGCATCCCTGATCGCCGCGCTTGAGAAGATGCACGCCACCGAGGGCTGGAAGGAAGCACTGAAAACGCACAGCTGGTCCGACGCCTTCATCACCGGCGACGAGTTCGAATCGTTCCTCACCGAGCAGGACAAGCGGGTGGCGGACGTCCTCACGAAGCTTGGGTTGGCGTGAGCTCCCTGATTTCAGGCCTGAAAGGCCGCGCCGAGCTGGGAGTTGCACTCCTGCTCGGCGTGGCCGGCGTCCTGGTCTTCCTGGACGCCAACCGCCTGGTAACCCCGTACTCCCAATCTGATCCGGTCGGCCCCAAGACCGTTCCGTACATTGTGGCCGGTTTGCTGGTGGCCTGTGCAGCCCTGCTGGCAGTTAACGTCATTCGCGGCGGCCAAGGCGAGGCGGAAGGCGGCGAAGACGTCGACCTCACCCATCCCGCAGACTGGAAGACCATCCTGCCCCTGGCGGGAGCCTTCATCCTGAACATCCTGCTCATCGACTGGGCCGGATGGGTCATCTCCGGCACGGTCCTTTTTTGGGGCAGCGTCCTGGCGCTGGGCAGCCGGCACTACGTCCGTGACGGGCTCATCTCCGTGGCACTGTCACTGCTGACCTTCTACGGCTTCTACCTCGGCCTCGGCATCGCGCTGCCCGCCGGACTCCTGGAAGGAATCCTCTGATGGACGTCTGGTCCTCACTGATGGACGGTTTCGCCACCGCCCTCACCCCCATGAACTTCCTCTACGCCGTCATCGGCGTACTCCTGGGCACCGCCGTCGGCGTCCTTCCGGGCCTGGGCCCCGCCATGACCGTGGCACTGCTGCTTCCGGTCACCTACGCCCTGGAACCCACCAGCGCCTTCATTATGTTTGCCGGCATCTACTACGGCGGCATGTACGGCGGCTCCACCACCTCCATCCTGTTGAATACGCCCGGTGAATCGTCATCAGTGGTGACGGCGATCGAAGGCAATAAGATGGCCAAGGCGGGCCGGGCGGCGCAGGCTCTTGCGACGGCGGCCATCGGTTCGTTCGTCGCCGGCACCATCGGCACCGCCCTGCTTGCCGTCTGCGCACCGATCGTGGTCCAGTTCGCCGTCAGTCTGGGTGCCCCCAGCTACTTCGCCATCATGGTCCTGGCGCTGCTGGCCGTCACCGCGGTCCTGGGGTCGTCCCGGCTCCGCGGCTTTGCCTCGCTGGCCCTCGGCCTGGCCATCGGCCTGGTAGGAATCGACTCCGTCACCGGCCAGCGCCGCCTGACCTTCGGCCAGCCGCTGCTGGCAGACGGGCTGGACATTGTTGTGGTGGCGGTCGCCATCTTCGCCGTGGGTGAAGCCCTCTGGGTAGCCGCCCACCTGCGCCGCACCCCGCTGCACGTCATTCCGGTTGGCCGTCCCTGGATGGGCAAGAAGGACTGGAGTCGCTCCTGGAAGCCCTGGCTGCGCGGTACCGCCTTCGGATTCCCGTTCGGAGCCCTTCCCGCCGGCGGCGCCGAGATTCCCACGTTCCTGTCCTACGTCACCGAGAAGCGCCTGACCAAGC
Encoded proteins:
- a CDS encoding sodium:proton antiporter; this encodes MFEAPNILFAAAGLAVFTAAVLPKLLRDMPFSMPMVFLGAGMGAFALIPTLPDPDPIANSDFVLHLAEVCVIISLMGAGLALDRPVGRKRWATTWRLLGIAMPLCIIALTLLGLWFLGLGLGAALLVASSLAPTDPVLASEVQVGEPADQDDAANKEDEVRFGLTSEAGLNDGLAFPFVYLAIAISVAGSSPSAWFPEWFGVDVLWRLAIGLLLGFLTGKVLARLFFSARAESLRLSNHSEGFVALAATFLAYGVTEMIEGYGFIAVFVCAVTIRAAERTHGYHRVLHSYVEQLERLLTVVILVLLGGAIARGLLEGIGWAEVLVALAFLLVVRPLAGWLGLLGGKTGPRERIALSFFGIRGIGSLYYLSYALGKGKFSDQAEWLWAFVGLVVALSIVIHGATTSPLMNRLDKLREKKARAVSGDEGLAPNTPV
- the hutG gene encoding formimidoylglutamase; this encodes MPAFLPAVDVPPKPWTGRFDGDGAEHRRWWQAVTPYDAGLAATAPPKTAVLLGFCSDEGVRRNKGRAGAAGAPAALRTALGPLAFHLDRPVADAGDVVVSGTGLEAGQERAGQAVAAMLDGGCLPVVLGGGHETAYASYLGVAGSAAVQGGRRLGVLNLDAHFDLRDEPEASSGTPFLQMARAEAAAGRDFRYAVVGISEPNNTRALFDTAQKLGVRYLLDEDCGAERVREFVAGFLADVDVLYLTIDLDVLPAAVAPGVSAPAAYGVPLAVISAVCRQVAQSGKLLHLDVAELNPGFDIDGRTAKAAARLINTLLR
- a CDS encoding transporter substrate-binding domain-containing protein gives rise to the protein MRRRGIVAALLLVVLLMLTGCAGTFPADPQGTLKKAQGGTLRVGASMNGDWVRISAETGGQVRDSDVQGTEAELVRDFAAQLGAEVEWVAGSEQVLAEEIKHGGLDLVIGGLDDKTPWVTHAGITRPYVESRDGRGNLHKHVMLVPLGENAFLLELDKFLMAAKEQK
- a CDS encoding cation transporter; the encoded protein is MTNLKSHDAVRFGNTDLPPEQQEALRKAIRIEWTTIGFLVVTATMVFLVLGNSQAMKAAWIEDLLSFLPPIAFLVAARAIRKPPSETHPYGYHRSTGVAHLVAAVALTVMGGYILVESGLGLLKAEHPTIGGIELFGNTIWLGWLMMGVMVLTAAPPVVLGKIKMKLAEKLHDKVLYADADMNKADWMTAIAAVAGVAGIGIGLWWADYAAALIISASILHDGFKNTRAAVSALMDKRAMTYDDGQPHPLGRQLDEYLRSLDWADDAKSRIRDEGHVFHVESFVVPAGKVMPALKQLEAARDACVKMDWKVQDMVIVPVAKLPSEFLPGPTSGGER
- a CDS encoding response regulator; protein product: MIKVLIVDDDFMVAKVHAGFIQRTPGFGVVGVAHTGAQAVLETERLQPDLVLLDIHLPDINGLDLMHRLRDVAPELDVLVISAAREVETVRKALRGGIVHYLIKPFSQSDLQERLEHYRSAYQGLDSAKDVAEQSDVNRVFGLDGAGTQGGRPLPKGCSIETLKLVEATLNAADGDLSAAEVAEQLGTSRVSARRYLEYLHDEGTLEVRLKYGVGRPERRYVLKGQ
- a CDS encoding sensor histidine kinase codes for the protein MSLAGQYLVLQLLIVLAVLVAVVAISLAQSAVAFERIEGRRALSAAEALGNNPAVRQLLPTAEPRTGAALSAVAESVRTVSGSAQVALARLDRTVVAASDPGLLGQKLELGESRVLDGRAWTGVMAGNGSTVLSAHVPVLDDSGKVIGIASISRNYPTTLERLGDAVPNLLTYVGVASVLGVAGSFLLSRRVKRQTLGMEPSEITGLVENREAMLQGLKEGVVALDPHERITVANDSARKLLGLPPDCVGRRLGSLPLDPALKAVLTHEQQDPDQLVLVGERLVVANRVPIRSRGRDIGSVTTLRDRTELSSLERELGATRTATDTLRAQAHEFANQLHVISGLIQIGEYDSVVQFVNGATVDRTRLNDEVTSRIQDPALAALLIAKSSLATERGAALKLDPESALRQVSDDLSRDLTTVVGNLVDNAFDAVTGLPGATVRVLVEDSADHVTVTVRDTGPGVPAEALEEIFRQGFSTKEAAPAEDRGFGLALSRVVCRRSGGDLTVANDNGAVFTARFKRGTTQ
- a CDS encoding tripartite tricarboxylate transporter substrate binding protein, which translates into the protein MRQIRALRVAAVAAGIALMATGCGATGKSSTGSESSGAAAGPITGLQIMVPNTPGGGYDTTARAAAKVLDDEKISTNTEVFNLAGAGGTVGLARVVNEKGNGDLAMLMGLGVVGASYTNKSESKLTETTPLARLIEEPGAIMVSKDSPYKTIDDLVKAWKADPASIAVGGGSSPGGPDHLLPMQLAGAVGIDATKVNFVSYDGGGDLLPAILGNKLGFAASGAGEFLQQIQSGEVRVLATSGEKRLEGVDAPTLKESNIDLVFTNWRGIVAPPGISDEDKASLIAALEKMHATEGWKEALKTHSWSDAFITGDEFESFLTEQDKRVADVLTKLGLA
- a CDS encoding tripartite tricarboxylate transporter TctB family protein, whose product is MSSLISGLKGRAELGVALLLGVAGVLVFLDANRLVTPYSQSDPVGPKTVPYIVAGLLVACAALLAVNVIRGGQGEAEGGEDVDLTHPADWKTILPLAGAFILNILLIDWAGWVISGTVLFWGSVLALGSRHYVRDGLISVALSLLTFYGFYLGLGIALPAGLLEGIL
- a CDS encoding tripartite tricarboxylate transporter permease, whose product is MDVWSSLMDGFATALTPMNFLYAVIGVLLGTAVGVLPGLGPAMTVALLLPVTYALEPTSAFIMFAGIYYGGMYGGSTTSILLNTPGESSSVVTAIEGNKMAKAGRAAQALATAAIGSFVAGTIGTALLAVCAPIVVQFAVSLGAPSYFAIMVLALLAVTAVLGSSRLRGFASLALGLAIGLVGIDSVTGQRRLTFGQPLLADGLDIVVVAVAIFAVGEALWVAAHLRRTPLHVIPVGRPWMGKKDWSRSWKPWLRGTAFGFPFGALPAGGAEIPTFLSYVTEKRLTKHPEEFGKGAIEGVAGPEAANNAAAAGTLTPMLALGLPTNATAAVMLAAFTSYGIQPGPQLFSSQGPLVWALIASLFIGNLLLLLINLPLAPLWAKLLQLPRPYLYAGILFFATLGAYSVNLQAFDLVLLLVLGTLGFMMRRFGLPVLPLILGVILGPRIEGQLRKTLQLSAGDPAGLFSEPIAVVIYVIVGLILLWPLLFKLIRRNRPAPSTMVPANTGATVPREVGGSVSHSSHRADSGDAGGDGGGDGGGSD